A part of Myxococcus landrumus genomic DNA contains:
- the mvaD gene encoding diphosphomevalonate decarboxylase, protein MKATALAHPNIALVKYWGKRDDALILPHQSSLSMTLSPLSVTTTVEFGVATDAVDINGHTAKGSERERVLKLLESVRAQTKQALGPAKVVSRGDFPMAAGLASSAAGFAALAVAGRAAAGLPSDARAASILARLGSGSACRSVEGGFCEWLRGERPDGEDSYAVQRFDAAHWPDLRMVVAVVDRGEKDVKSRDGMKQTVETSPYYPAWVRDAEAEVPRAREFIARKDLQALGELCERNAWRMHATSLAADPPLCYLNAGTLGLIQQLREARKKGVPVWFTLDAGPNPVLLTDAAHEVAAEALARACGALDVVRCVPGGDAVLKQEHLF, encoded by the coding sequence ATGAAAGCAACAGCCCTGGCGCATCCCAACATCGCCCTGGTGAAGTACTGGGGGAAGCGGGACGACGCGCTGATTCTTCCGCACCAGTCCAGCCTGTCCATGACGCTGTCGCCGCTGTCGGTGACGACGACGGTGGAGTTCGGCGTGGCGACGGACGCGGTGGACATCAATGGCCACACCGCGAAGGGCAGCGAGCGCGAGCGGGTGCTGAAGCTCCTGGAGTCGGTGCGCGCGCAGACGAAGCAGGCGCTGGGGCCCGCGAAGGTGGTGTCGCGCGGAGATTTCCCCATGGCGGCGGGACTGGCGAGCAGCGCGGCGGGCTTCGCGGCGCTGGCGGTGGCGGGGCGCGCGGCGGCGGGGCTCCCGTCGGATGCGCGCGCGGCGAGCATCCTGGCGCGACTGGGAAGTGGCTCGGCCTGCCGCAGCGTGGAGGGTGGCTTCTGCGAGTGGCTGCGCGGCGAGCGTCCGGATGGCGAGGACAGCTATGCGGTGCAGCGCTTCGATGCCGCGCACTGGCCGGACCTGCGCATGGTGGTGGCCGTCGTCGACCGGGGCGAGAAGGACGTGAAGTCCCGCGACGGCATGAAGCAGACGGTGGAGACCAGTCCGTACTACCCGGCCTGGGTGCGCGACGCGGAGGCGGAGGTGCCTCGAGCGCGCGAGTTCATCGCCCGGAAGGATTTGCAGGCGCTGGGCGAGTTGTGTGAGCGCAACGCGTGGCGGATGCATGCCACGTCGCTCGCGGCCGACCCCCCGCTCTGCTACCTCAACGCGGGCACGCTGGGGCTCATCCAGCAACTGCGCGAGGCGCGCAAGAAGGGCGTGCCCGTCTGGTTCACGCTGGACGCGGGACCCAACCCGGTACTGCTGACGGACGCGGCGCACGAGGTGGCGGCGGAGGCGCTCGCGCGTGCGTGTGGCGCGCTCGACGTGGTCCGCTGCGTGCCCGGTGGCGACGCGGTGCTGAAGCAGGAGCACCTGTTCTGA
- the omp85 gene encoding Omp85 family outer membrane protein has product MLLPAVLLVILAAAPVKSPSRPAPGLPPTQTDSGSDIIALPMMTFSSDHGLSYGAVGGIYLYGPGKTPYAHGIGAQVLFSSRGVQSHYLRYDGPRLIGPLRLEAGLEYKRELRSPFFGAGNLSAPDFRGDVDNERYAFDKGAPGAWFRLRGRPFGPEHPLQSYVGYAWRYTSVDAYDHSMLTQQRPLGIEGGSTGQLLVGALWDTRDDETDPLEGGVEEIALRVSGQATGSRYQYAGITLSERRYVRLSSRLTLAQRLTLDMLFGDVPFFEWSNTGGVNVSEGIGGMSSVRGIERNRFSGNIKAFTNTELRFHAANLQVFGKSMKVGAVMFLDLGRVWHPGVSDGKWHEWHPGIGGGVRLSRRAAIVRLDYARSTETGRQRVYVTFGHMF; this is encoded by the coding sequence ATGCTCCTTCCCGCTGTCCTGCTCGTCATTCTTGCCGCCGCGCCGGTGAAGTCGCCCTCCCGGCCAGCGCCAGGACTGCCCCCCACGCAGACGGACTCCGGCTCGGACATCATCGCGCTGCCGATGATGACGTTCAGCTCAGACCACGGACTGAGCTACGGCGCGGTAGGCGGCATCTACCTGTACGGCCCGGGCAAGACTCCGTACGCGCACGGCATCGGCGCGCAGGTGTTGTTCAGCAGCCGAGGCGTGCAGAGCCACTACCTGCGCTACGACGGACCTCGGCTCATCGGTCCGCTGCGGCTGGAGGCCGGGCTCGAGTACAAGCGGGAGCTGCGCAGCCCCTTCTTCGGTGCGGGCAATCTGTCCGCGCCGGACTTCCGTGGCGACGTGGACAATGAGCGCTACGCCTTCGACAAGGGAGCGCCCGGCGCGTGGTTCCGGCTGCGAGGCCGCCCCTTCGGCCCCGAGCATCCGCTTCAGTCCTACGTCGGCTACGCGTGGCGATACACGAGCGTGGATGCGTATGACCACTCCATGCTGACGCAGCAGCGTCCGCTCGGAATCGAGGGCGGCTCCACTGGCCAGCTCCTGGTCGGCGCGCTGTGGGACACCCGCGACGACGAGACGGACCCGCTGGAAGGCGGCGTGGAGGAGATTGCGCTGCGCGTCTCCGGACAGGCCACGGGCAGCCGCTACCAGTACGCGGGCATCACCTTGAGCGAGCGCCGCTACGTGCGGCTGTCATCGCGCCTGACGCTGGCGCAGCGGCTGACGTTGGACATGCTCTTTGGCGACGTCCCGTTCTTCGAGTGGAGCAACACGGGCGGCGTCAACGTGTCCGAGGGCATTGGCGGTATGAGCAGCGTGCGCGGCATCGAGCGCAACCGCTTCTCCGGCAACATCAAGGCGTTCACCAACACGGAGCTGCGCTTCCACGCCGCGAACCTCCAGGTGTTCGGCAAGAGCATGAAGGTGGGCGCGGTGATGTTCCTGGACCTGGGCCGCGTCTGGCACCCGGGCGTCTCCGACGGCAAGTGGCACGAGTGGCACCCGGGCATCGGCGGAGGCGTGCGCCTGTCCCGGCGCGCCGCCATCGTCCGCCTGGACTACGCGCGCTCGACGGAGACGGGACGCCAGCGCGTCTACGTCACCTTCGGCCACATGTTCTGA
- the mvk gene encoding mevalonate kinase has protein sequence MATGNSLSTFGAGKVILLGEHSVVYGHPALAGPLSQGVKARGVPAKKCQLVLPSTLSRAQRTLLLGAFNRAAKLVGEPPVKVSLDPELPLAVGLGSSAALSVACARMLLLAAGKAPSSKEAARLAWAMEQEFHGTPSGVDHTTSAEEQLLLYRKQPGASSVGKGKTVDSPRALKVVVALAGERSPTKKTVAALRQRQARWPERYQRIFKEMGKLASEGAKAVEAGDLEALGDAMNVNQGLLSALGLSSTPLEEMVYRLRSLGALGAKLTGAGGDGGAVVGLFTDPESAVVQLTRQGVRCFSSQLAGPRAL, from the coding sequence GTGGCCACCGGAAACTCCCTGTCCACGTTTGGCGCTGGCAAGGTCATCCTCCTGGGTGAGCACAGCGTCGTCTATGGCCACCCCGCGCTGGCGGGCCCGCTGTCCCAGGGCGTGAAGGCGCGAGGCGTGCCGGCGAAGAAGTGCCAGCTCGTCCTGCCCTCCACGCTGAGCCGGGCGCAGCGGACGCTGCTGCTGGGGGCGTTCAACCGCGCCGCGAAGCTCGTCGGCGAGCCACCCGTGAAGGTGTCGTTGGACCCGGAGCTGCCGCTGGCCGTGGGCCTGGGCAGCTCCGCCGCGTTGTCCGTGGCGTGCGCGCGCATGCTGCTGCTCGCCGCGGGCAAGGCGCCTTCGTCCAAGGAGGCCGCGCGCCTGGCGTGGGCGATGGAGCAGGAGTTCCACGGCACGCCCTCCGGCGTGGACCACACGACGAGCGCGGAGGAGCAGCTGCTGCTCTACCGCAAGCAGCCAGGTGCGTCCTCGGTGGGGAAGGGCAAGACGGTGGACAGCCCGCGCGCGCTGAAGGTCGTGGTGGCGCTGGCGGGCGAGCGCAGCCCCACGAAGAAGACGGTGGCGGCGTTGCGGCAGCGGCAGGCGCGCTGGCCGGAGCGCTACCAGCGCATCTTCAAGGAGATGGGGAAGCTGGCGTCGGAAGGCGCGAAGGCGGTGGAGGCGGGTGACCTGGAGGCGCTGGGGGACGCGATGAACGTCAACCAGGGGCTTCTGTCGGCGCTGGGCCTGTCGTCGACGCCGTTGGAAGAGATGGTGTATCGACTGCGGAGCCTGGGCGCGCTGGGCGCCAAGCTCACCGGCGCGGGTGGGGACGGCGGAGCCGTGGTCGGTCTGTTCACTGATCCTGAGTCCGCGGTGGTTCAGCTCACCCGGCAAGGTGTGCGCTGCTTCAGCAGCCAGCTCGCGGGTCCGCGGGCGTTGTGA
- a CDS encoding alkaline phosphatase family protein, whose protein sequence is MVGGQLPFFSRLIRSGEFLLDDAFWGSPTSTPYFQAGLLYGLRHSNLPAYSWFDRELGRELRMNVPADALEIERRLRGTGRDSLLDGGGHGYFTLFRAGAENALSMSTLGSLKLMAQGFSYEMMGLAAGRTRSVWSFLRSLGVDAWQSAREMMRWARALGNWSHESAFLVSRIFFQRLGWSFAHTKALVDMARGVPVIYLVYGNYDETAHRRGPRSTLARSELHRVDASLAELHAMARSVEQPYDVVILSDHGHVDSVPLEQRQGARLKSVLLEGPSVPLSDDVMRGLCDGRARPERDVRPREPFTPVVVECGNFAHVYLSGEREALEARELLARYPEVLARATRNPDLGLVAMKRGRSAVVVVQGGVYGLEDLERAPLSAEFSRRAVRDFLRGLPSMQTAGDLVLFGEVVPRGGTVGFAWEFGSHGGLTRTEANSLVCWPANAPVDLSGLSHCVDLHDRLAEAYLEPARRLRWAP, encoded by the coding sequence ATGGTTGGCGGGCAACTGCCGTTCTTCTCCCGACTCATCCGGTCCGGCGAGTTTCTCCTGGATGACGCCTTTTGGGGTTCTCCGACCTCGACGCCGTACTTCCAAGCGGGGCTCCTGTACGGGCTGCGGCACTCCAACCTGCCGGCGTATTCCTGGTTCGACCGGGAGCTGGGACGCGAGCTGCGGATGAACGTGCCCGCGGACGCGCTGGAAATCGAGCGGCGGCTGCGGGGCACCGGGCGCGACAGCCTGCTGGATGGCGGCGGCCATGGGTACTTCACGCTGTTCCGTGCGGGCGCGGAGAACGCGCTGAGCATGAGCACGCTGGGCAGCCTGAAGCTGATGGCCCAGGGCTTCTCCTACGAGATGATGGGGCTGGCCGCGGGGAGGACTCGAAGTGTCTGGTCCTTCCTTCGCTCGTTGGGCGTGGACGCGTGGCAGTCGGCGCGCGAGATGATGCGCTGGGCTCGAGCGTTGGGGAACTGGAGCCACGAGAGCGCCTTCCTCGTCAGCCGCATCTTCTTCCAGCGGTTGGGGTGGAGCTTCGCGCACACCAAGGCCCTGGTGGACATGGCGCGCGGCGTGCCCGTCATCTACCTGGTGTACGGCAACTACGATGAGACGGCGCATCGCCGAGGTCCGCGTTCGACGCTGGCGCGCTCGGAGCTGCACCGCGTGGATGCGTCCCTCGCGGAGCTCCACGCGATGGCGCGCTCGGTGGAGCAGCCCTACGACGTCGTCATCCTCTCGGACCACGGCCACGTGGACAGTGTTCCCCTGGAGCAGCGCCAGGGCGCGCGTCTGAAGTCCGTGCTCCTCGAGGGGCCCTCCGTGCCGCTCTCCGACGACGTGATGCGGGGCTTGTGTGACGGGCGCGCTCGTCCGGAGCGGGACGTGAGACCACGCGAGCCCTTCACGCCGGTGGTCGTCGAGTGTGGCAACTTCGCCCACGTCTATCTCTCCGGTGAGCGTGAGGCGCTGGAGGCGCGCGAGTTGTTGGCTCGCTACCCCGAGGTGCTGGCGCGCGCGACGCGAAACCCGGACCTGGGCCTGGTCGCGATGAAGCGAGGCCGCTCCGCCGTGGTGGTGGTGCAAGGCGGTGTGTACGGCCTGGAGGACCTGGAGCGTGCGCCCTTGTCCGCCGAGTTCAGCCGTCGCGCGGTGCGGGACTTCCTCCGAGGGTTGCCGTCCATGCAGACGGCGGGAGACCTGGTGCTCTTCGGTGAGGTGGTCCCCCGTGGCGGCACGGTGGGCTTTGCCTGGGAGTTCGGCTCACACGGCGGACTGACGCGCACGGAGGCCAACAGCCTGGTGTGCTGGCCCGCAAATGCACCGGTGGACCTGTCTGGCTTGAGCCACTGCGTGGATCTTCATGACCGGCTCGCCGAGGCCTACCTGGAGCCCGCGCGCCGCTTGCGGTGGGCCCCGTGA
- a CDS encoding hydroxymethylglutaryl-CoA reductase, degradative: MGWRRCSAGARRRGKEGRLNMSETVTSRLAGFHKLPMDERLAQLARMFRLSPGDLEQLRGTEALQPVLANQMIENAVGTFSLPLGLGLNLQVNGRDYLVPMAVEEPSVVAAVSFAAKIVREAGGFIAEADESMMIGQIQVTRYGDPTEASEKILAHKEQLLALANSFHPAMVARGGGAKDVEVRVLPAPEGPRGEPLLVVHILIDTQEAMGANLINTVAEGVAPLVEQITGGKVYLRILSNLADRRLSRATCRIPLSLLADFEMPGEVIAEGIAQASRFAEADPYRAATHNKGVMNGIDSVAIATGQDWRAIEAGAHAFACRGGQYRPLSTWYLEEGHLVGRIELPMALGMVGGPIKVHPGVQLALKLVRATSVRELSMVFAAVGLAQNFAALRALGSIGIQKGHMALHARCVAVTAGARGDWVEKLADLLVKAGHVKVEKAREILASLSAEDAAAATGTTL, translated from the coding sequence ATTGGATGGCGGCGCTGTAGTGCGGGTGCTCGCCGACGCGGGAAAGAAGGAAGACTCAATATGTCTGAGACGGTGACGTCCCGGCTCGCCGGGTTCCACAAGCTGCCGATGGACGAGCGCCTCGCGCAGCTCGCCCGCATGTTCCGGCTGTCGCCCGGTGACTTGGAGCAGCTGCGTGGGACCGAGGCCCTGCAGCCGGTGCTGGCCAACCAGATGATTGAGAACGCGGTGGGGACCTTCTCCCTGCCGCTGGGCCTGGGGCTCAATCTCCAGGTCAACGGGCGCGACTACCTGGTCCCCATGGCGGTGGAGGAGCCGTCCGTGGTGGCCGCGGTGTCGTTCGCCGCGAAAATCGTCCGCGAGGCCGGTGGCTTCATCGCCGAGGCCGACGAGTCGATGATGATTGGCCAGATCCAGGTCACCCGGTACGGCGACCCGACCGAGGCCTCGGAGAAGATTCTCGCGCACAAGGAGCAGCTCCTCGCGCTCGCCAACAGCTTCCACCCGGCCATGGTGGCCCGTGGCGGTGGCGCCAAGGACGTGGAGGTTCGCGTCCTGCCGGCCCCCGAGGGACCGCGCGGCGAGCCCCTGCTCGTTGTCCACATCCTCATCGACACGCAGGAGGCGATGGGGGCCAACCTCATCAACACCGTGGCGGAGGGCGTGGCGCCGCTGGTGGAGCAGATCACCGGTGGCAAGGTGTACCTGCGCATCCTCTCCAACCTGGCGGACCGCCGGCTGTCGCGCGCGACGTGCCGCATCCCGTTGTCGCTCCTGGCGGACTTCGAGATGCCAGGTGAGGTCATCGCTGAGGGCATCGCGCAGGCGAGCCGCTTCGCGGAGGCGGACCCGTACCGCGCGGCCACGCACAACAAGGGCGTGATGAACGGCATCGACTCGGTGGCCATCGCCACCGGGCAGGACTGGCGCGCCATCGAAGCGGGGGCGCACGCGTTCGCCTGCCGCGGCGGCCAGTACCGTCCGCTGTCGACGTGGTACCTGGAGGAAGGGCACCTGGTGGGCCGCATCGAGCTGCCCATGGCGCTGGGCATGGTGGGTGGGCCCATCAAGGTGCACCCGGGCGTGCAGCTGGCGCTCAAGCTCGTGCGCGCGACGAGCGTGCGGGAGCTGTCCATGGTGTTCGCGGCGGTGGGCCTGGCGCAGAACTTCGCGGCGCTCCGGGCGCTGGGGAGCATCGGCATCCAGAAGGGCCACATGGCGCTGCACGCGCGCTGCGTGGCGGTGACGGCGGGCGCGCGCGGGGACTGGGTGGAGAAGCTGGCGGACCTGCTGGTGAAGGCGGGGCACGTGAAGGTGGAGAAGGCGCGGGAGATTCTCGCCAGCCTGTCCGCCGAGGACGCCGCGGCAGCCACGGGTACGACTCTCTGA
- a CDS encoding lysylphosphatidylglycerol synthase transmembrane domain-containing protein, with protein sequence MLFVVLGTLFSLVLLSTAFFRWNPRGPGPLLVPRFSFADFLGDLPGHLVWLIPFVLLQGSVIPLRAVQWQSTLRKRVPFRERYHLVAIGAFAHNVLPGKLGDVLRAFLLSRTERIPFLLCLGTVAVCKLMEFAALMLVVSLSLLGPFGDTLSRFQGQLQVAVFLCVGLVVLVVLLARGATPLAGYLHRRHRFPRLEGFLHHVSDGLGSARSFGGMAKVLFFSMGPVLASVLAYGLALQGLAIPGGLFAGAVVLGAISLGQALPGVPAGMGLYYFVTSWAARSLGSSPEDAAAFATLTHLGTVLSQAGVGAVSVYVRKIRIRDLRKGGSLAREAAQHVAHESVEPART encoded by the coding sequence GTGTTGTTCGTGGTGCTGGGGACGCTGTTCTCCCTCGTCCTGCTCTCCACGGCCTTCTTCCGCTGGAATCCGCGCGGGCCGGGGCCGCTGCTGGTGCCGCGCTTCTCGTTCGCGGACTTCCTCGGTGATTTGCCTGGGCACCTCGTGTGGCTGATTCCCTTCGTGCTGCTCCAGGGAAGTGTCATCCCGCTGCGCGCCGTGCAGTGGCAGAGCACGCTGCGCAAGCGGGTGCCCTTCCGCGAGCGCTACCACCTGGTGGCCATCGGCGCCTTCGCCCACAACGTGCTGCCGGGGAAGCTGGGCGATGTGCTGCGCGCGTTCCTCCTGTCGCGCACGGAGCGCATTCCCTTCCTGCTCTGCCTGGGTACGGTGGCCGTCTGCAAGCTGATGGAGTTCGCCGCGCTGATGCTGGTGGTGTCCCTCTCCTTGCTCGGGCCCTTCGGCGACACGCTCTCCCGCTTCCAGGGACAGCTCCAGGTGGCTGTGTTCCTGTGCGTGGGGTTGGTGGTCCTCGTCGTGCTCCTGGCTCGAGGGGCCACGCCCCTGGCGGGCTACCTCCATCGCCGCCACCGCTTCCCCCGCCTGGAGGGCTTCCTCCACCACGTCAGTGACGGGCTGGGCTCGGCGCGCTCCTTCGGGGGCATGGCGAAGGTGCTCTTCTTCTCGATGGGGCCCGTGCTCGCGTCGGTGCTGGCCTACGGGCTGGCGCTCCAGGGGCTGGCCATCCCAGGGGGCCTCTTCGCGGGCGCCGTGGTGCTGGGCGCCATCTCCCTGGGACAGGCGCTTCCAGGCGTGCCCGCGGGCATGGGGCTCTACTACTTCGTCACGAGCTGGGCGGCGCGCAGCCTGGGCTCTTCACCGGAGGACGCGGCGGCCTTCGCCACGCTCACCCACCTGGGGACAGTGCTCAGCCAGGCCGGGGTGGGCGCTGTCTCTGTCTACGTCCGGAAGATTCGGATTCGAGATCTGCGGAAGGGCGGGAGCCTGGCGCGCGAGGCGGCGCAGCACGTGGCCCACGAGTCCGTCGAGCCCGCGCGAACGTGA
- the fni gene encoding type 2 isopentenyl-diphosphate Delta-isomerase has protein sequence MVEDTTARRKDAHLDLCAKGEVEPVENSTLLEHVHLVHCAMPEMAVEDVDLSTPFLGKRLRYPLLVTGMTGGTERAGAVNRDLALLAERHGLAFGVGSQRAMAEDAARAVTFQVRQVAPTVALLGNIGMYQAVGLGVDGVRRLMDAIGADGIALHLNAGQELTQPEGDRDFRGGYEVVRALVGALGERLLVKETGCGIGPEVARRLVELGVRNLDVSGLGGTSWVRVEQLRASGVQAKVGAEFSAWGIPTAAAVATVRAAVGAQVRLVGSGGIRTGLEVAKVLALGADLAGMALPLFRAQQEGGVEGAERALEVILTGLRHALVLTGSRSCAELRRRPRVVGGVLKDWMAAL, from the coding sequence ATGGTCGAGGACACCACAGCACGGCGGAAAGACGCTCACCTCGACCTGTGCGCCAAGGGCGAGGTGGAGCCCGTCGAGAACAGCACCCTGCTGGAGCACGTGCATCTGGTCCATTGCGCCATGCCGGAGATGGCCGTGGAGGACGTGGACCTCTCCACGCCGTTCCTGGGCAAGCGGCTGCGCTACCCGTTGCTCGTCACCGGAATGACGGGAGGCACCGAGCGGGCAGGCGCGGTCAATCGTGACCTCGCCCTGCTCGCCGAGCGCCACGGCCTGGCCTTTGGTGTGGGCAGCCAGCGCGCCATGGCGGAGGACGCGGCGAGGGCGGTGACGTTCCAGGTGCGACAGGTGGCCCCCACGGTGGCGCTGCTGGGGAACATCGGGATGTACCAGGCGGTGGGGCTGGGCGTGGACGGGGTGCGGCGGCTGATGGATGCGATTGGCGCGGATGGAATCGCGCTGCACCTCAACGCCGGGCAGGAATTGACCCAGCCGGAAGGCGACCGGGACTTCCGAGGCGGTTACGAGGTGGTGCGGGCGTTGGTGGGAGCGCTGGGCGAGCGGCTCTTGGTGAAGGAGACCGGGTGTGGCATTGGCCCGGAGGTGGCTCGGCGGCTGGTGGAGCTGGGGGTGCGCAACCTGGATGTTTCGGGGTTGGGTGGCACTTCGTGGGTTCGCGTGGAACAGCTTCGGGCCTCGGGCGTACAAGCCAAGGTGGGGGCGGAGTTCAGTGCGTGGGGGATTCCCACGGCGGCGGCGGTGGCGACGGTGCGCGCGGCGGTGGGGGCGCAGGTCCGACTGGTGGGCAGTGGTGGGATTCGCACGGGGCTGGAGGTGGCGAAGGTGCTGGCGCTGGGTGCGGACCTGGCGGGCATGGCGCTTCCCCTGTTCCGGGCGCAGCAGGAGGGCGGGGTGGAGGGAGCGGAGCGCGCCTTGGAGGTCATCCTCACGGGGCTGCGGCATGCGCTGGTGCTGACGGGGAGCAGGAGCTGCGCCGAGCTTCGGCGGCGGCCTCGGGTGGTGGGTGGGGTCTTGAAGGATTGGATGGCGGCGCTGTAG
- a CDS encoding mevalonate kinase family protein — protein MDRALSAPGKLFVSGEYAVLWGGVARVAAVAPRTAAYVRRREDARVHVCIEEGTLAGSVTPKGVRWAREVPQGFLFVARALDEALRAHGRASQGFDLAIAPSAVGPNGQKLGMGGSACATVLAAEGARYVLEERHDTLKLALLAHTLGQGGKGSGGDVAASFAGGVLRYRRYDVSPLVDASNGGRLGAALAESPSVDVWRLPTPRVAMAYAFTGESASTKVLIGQVEARLEEVGRRAFVARSDTVGQAVEDGLAGGDFRGFTEAVTAQHALLLELGPLETEAMRRVLSMASAYGCAGKLSGAGGGDGCILFAPDVEARAELCKGLEARGFHTLLLEPEPGVRGETHVDARLRAWMDALV, from the coding sequence ATGGACCGCGCCCTCTCGGCGCCGGGCAAGCTGTTCGTCTCCGGCGAGTATGCGGTGCTGTGGGGCGGGGTGGCGCGGGTGGCGGCGGTGGCTCCCCGCACCGCGGCTTATGTGCGGCGGCGCGAGGATGCGCGCGTGCACGTCTGCATCGAGGAAGGGACGCTGGCGGGCAGCGTGACGCCCAAGGGTGTGCGCTGGGCTCGCGAGGTGCCGCAGGGCTTTCTCTTCGTGGCGCGTGCGCTCGACGAGGCCCTGCGCGCGCATGGCCGCGCGAGCCAGGGCTTCGACCTCGCGATTGCGCCTTCCGCGGTGGGCCCCAATGGCCAGAAGCTGGGCATGGGCGGCAGCGCATGCGCGACGGTGCTCGCGGCCGAGGGCGCGCGCTATGTGCTCGAGGAGCGCCACGACACGCTGAAGCTCGCGCTCCTGGCGCACACGCTGGGGCAGGGCGGCAAGGGCAGCGGCGGCGACGTGGCGGCGAGCTTCGCGGGCGGAGTGCTGCGCTATCGACGCTATGATGTGTCGCCCCTGGTCGACGCGAGCAATGGCGGGCGGCTGGGTGCGGCGCTGGCCGAGTCACCTTCGGTGGACGTGTGGCGTCTGCCCACGCCTCGCGTGGCCATGGCCTATGCCTTCACGGGCGAGAGTGCGTCCACGAAGGTGCTCATCGGCCAGGTGGAGGCGCGGCTGGAAGAGGTGGGCCGTCGGGCCTTCGTGGCTCGCTCGGACACGGTGGGGCAGGCCGTGGAGGACGGGCTCGCGGGCGGAGACTTCCGAGGCTTCACCGAGGCCGTGACGGCGCAGCACGCGTTGTTGTTGGAGCTGGGCCCGTTGGAGACGGAGGCCATGCGGCGCGTGCTGTCGATGGCGTCGGCCTACGGCTGCGCGGGAAAGCTGTCGGGTGCGGGGGGCGGCGACGGCTGCATCCTCTTCGCGCCGGACGTGGAGGCTCGCGCCGAGCTGTGCAAGGGACTGGAGGCTCGCGGCTTCCACACCCTGCTGCTGGAACCCGAGCCCGGAGTCCGCGGAGAGACTCACGTGGATGCCCGGCTTCGCGCGTGGATGGACGCGCTCGTCTGA
- a CDS encoding 2Fe-2S iron-sulfur cluster-binding protein, whose translation MPKVTFKSPLAEVSADVPAGTTLLDAAEQCGAQVGHSCGGVCGCSTCHIWVRKGLDSLSEQTDAEADRLDMGFDVRPYSRLSCQTELAQEDIVVEITEESLTAFMDENPVIRRGLEAQGKWPLKK comes from the coding sequence GTGCCCAAGGTGACATTCAAGAGCCCGCTGGCCGAGGTCAGCGCGGACGTGCCCGCCGGAACCACGCTTCTGGACGCGGCCGAGCAGTGTGGTGCCCAGGTGGGCCATAGCTGTGGCGGCGTCTGCGGCTGCTCCACCTGTCACATCTGGGTGCGCAAGGGACTCGACTCGCTGAGTGAGCAGACGGACGCGGAGGCGGACCGCCTGGACATGGGGTTCGACGTGCGCCCGTACTCCCGGTTGAGCTGCCAGACGGAGCTCGCCCAGGAGGACATCGTGGTCGAAATCACCGAGGAGTCCCTCACCGCGTTCATGGATGAGAACCCGGTCATCCGCCGCGGCCTCGAGGCCCAGGGGAAATGGCCGCTGAAGAAGTGA